From Nitrospirota bacterium, a single genomic window includes:
- a CDS encoding ketoacyl-ACP synthase III: protein MRSKIIGTGSYAPQRILTNHDLEKMVDTSDEWILERTGIRERRIAGDEEAASDLAYKASIKALEASGIKPSQIDLIIVATVTGDMLFPSTACVLQDKLGASNAAGFDINAACSGFIYGLSIADSIIKTGSRKKILLVGTEMLSRFTDWQDRTTCVLFGDGAGAVLISATEEDRGIISTHIYSNGKLRDLLMLPAGGSRRPASEDTLKDKGHFIKMKGNETFKFAVKALESLVVDTLKENKLKPSQITLLIPHQANLRIIQATAKRLGLPMEKVLVNIDRYGNTSAASVPMALDEAVRGGRVREGDYILLEAFGGGLTWASALIKW, encoded by the coding sequence TTGCGCTCTAAGATTATCGGAACCGGTTCTTATGCCCCTCAGAGAATCCTCACGAATCATGACCTCGAAAAAATGGTTGATACCTCCGATGAATGGATTCTGGAAAGAACTGGTATCAGGGAAAGAAGGATTGCCGGCGATGAAGAAGCCGCATCTGACCTTGCATATAAGGCATCCATTAAGGCATTGGAGGCATCGGGCATTAAGCCTTCACAGATAGACCTCATAATCGTTGCAACCGTTACAGGCGATATGCTGTTTCCATCCACTGCCTGCGTGCTTCAGGATAAGTTAGGTGCAAGCAATGCAGCAGGCTTTGATATAAACGCCGCATGCTCGGGGTTTATATACGGACTTTCTATAGCAGATAGCATTATAAAGACAGGCAGTCGAAAAAAGATACTTCTGGTTGGCACAGAGATGCTTTCGAGGTTCACGGACTGGCAGGACAGGACAACCTGTGTGCTCTTTGGAGATGGTGCAGGTGCAGTGCTTATTAGCGCAACAGAGGAAGACAGGGGAATAATCTCTACACACATATATTCTAATGGAAAACTGAGGGACCTCCTTATGCTACCAGCAGGTGGCTCGAGGAGACCTGCCTCTGAAGATACACTAAAGGATAAAGGCCACTTCATCAAGATGAAAGGCAATGAGACATTCAAGTTTGCTGTCAAGGCACTGGAGAGCCTTGTTGTGGATACGCTTAAAGAAAACAAGCTTAAGCCTTCTCAGATTACCCTTCTCATACCGCATCAGGCAAACCTGAGGATAATACAGGCAACTGCAAAAAGGCTTGGACTTCCAATGGAAAAGGTGCTTGTCAACATAGACAGATACGGCAATACATCTGCGGCATCTGTGCCCATGGCTTTGGATGAGGCAGTTAGAGGAGGCAGGGTTAGGGAAGGAGACTA